A single Bosea sp. PAMC 26642 DNA region contains:
- a CDS encoding amino acid ABC transporter permease yields MRTFSYIDVMYLIAAARWTLALTVTAFAGSAVLGLVLAIARISPIAPLRWLVATYIHIVQGTPLLVWLFLIFFGLPLIGISVNPWLAAAVAFSVYGSAFLAEIWRGALVSIAKTQWEAGASLGLSMAQQLRYVIVPQSVRIAIPPTVGFLVQLIKNTSLAATIGLVELTREGQLTAAGTYKPFAVYITVACIYFALCFPLTQWSRSLERKLDVAR; encoded by the coding sequence ATCCGGACCTTCTCCTATATCGATGTGATGTATCTGATCGCGGCAGCGCGCTGGACGCTAGCCCTGACTGTGACGGCTTTTGCAGGATCGGCAGTCCTTGGCCTGGTCCTCGCCATCGCCCGCATCTCCCCGATCGCGCCGCTTCGCTGGCTTGTCGCGACCTATATCCACATCGTCCAGGGCACCCCGCTGCTCGTCTGGCTTTTCCTGATCTTCTTTGGCCTCCCGCTGATCGGGATTTCAGTCAACCCGTGGCTGGCGGCGGCCGTCGCCTTCTCTGTGTATGGCTCCGCCTTCCTGGCAGAGATCTGGCGCGGCGCCCTCGTGTCGATCGCCAAGACGCAATGGGAGGCGGGCGCCTCGCTGGGTCTCTCGATGGCTCAGCAACTGCGTTACGTGATCGTGCCACAGTCGGTTCGGATCGCGATCCCGCCGACGGTCGGCTTCCTGGTCCAGCTCATCAAGAACACCTCGCTGGCGGCGACGATCGGGCTGGTTGAGCTCACGCGGGAGGGTCAGCTCACGGCGGCCGGCACCTACAAGCCGTTCGCGGTCTACATCACGGTCGCCTGCATCTATTTCGCCCTGTGCTTCCCTCTGACCCAATGGAGCCGCTCACTCGAGCGGAAGCTCGATGTCGCTCGTTGA
- a CDS encoding amidohydrolase family protein has protein sequence MSNALDLVFRQVILPGHHKPLDVGVASGRIAAIAPRIVADAPEIAIGGRAVLPGLVDSHVHLDKACLLGRCGHVHGGLGEAIAAVAAMKRDFSVEDVYERGTRVIEKAIAKGTTRMRTHVEVDPRAGLRGFEAIKALKADYAWGLELSICVFPQEGLTNDPGTEDLLVAALRDGADLLGGCPYTDSAPRSQIARLFELAEQFDVDLDIHLDFDLDPSWMLLDDVCRQVELHKYQGRTTIGHVTKLSMVEPTILARIGQQLAAAGVAVTVLPATDLYLMGREASHATPRGLTPAHRLVEQGVVCSVATNNVLNPFTPFGDGSLIRMANFFANVAQVGPDGFQGCLDLITTLPARLMNLTDYGIAIGNPADLIVLDAQTGSDALAEIAEPIMGFKNGRQTFEHPSATLFPAEPDREPHPRRARHDSNV, from the coding sequence ATGTCCAACGCCCTCGATCTTGTCTTTCGTCAGGTCATCCTTCCCGGCCATCATAAGCCTCTGGATGTCGGCGTAGCCTCCGGGCGGATCGCGGCGATTGCACCGCGTATCGTCGCCGATGCGCCGGAGATCGCCATAGGCGGGCGAGCCGTGCTGCCAGGTCTCGTCGACAGCCATGTTCATCTCGATAAGGCCTGCCTGCTCGGCCGTTGCGGCCATGTCCATGGCGGGCTTGGCGAAGCGATAGCAGCGGTTGCTGCGATGAAACGTGATTTTTCAGTGGAAGACGTCTACGAGCGCGGCACGCGGGTGATCGAGAAGGCGATCGCAAAGGGCACCACCCGGATGCGCACCCACGTCGAGGTCGATCCGCGCGCCGGGCTACGCGGCTTTGAGGCAATCAAGGCGCTTAAAGCGGACTACGCCTGGGGCCTGGAGCTTTCAATATGCGTCTTTCCCCAGGAAGGCCTGACCAATGATCCGGGCACCGAGGATCTGCTCGTCGCAGCCCTGCGCGATGGCGCCGACCTGCTTGGCGGCTGCCCTTATACCGATAGTGCCCCACGGTCGCAGATCGCCCGGCTTTTTGAGCTGGCCGAGCAGTTCGACGTCGATCTCGACATTCATCTCGATTTTGATCTCGACCCGAGCTGGATGCTTCTCGATGACGTTTGTCGCCAGGTCGAGCTTCACAAATATCAAGGCCGCACCACAATTGGCCACGTGACGAAGCTTTCGATGGTGGAACCCACAATCCTCGCCAGAATCGGGCAGCAGCTCGCTGCAGCGGGCGTCGCTGTAACAGTCTTGCCGGCAACCGATCTTTATTTGATGGGGCGGGAGGCCTCGCACGCAACTCCGCGTGGCCTGACGCCTGCGCATCGCCTTGTCGAGCAGGGCGTTGTCTGTTCCGTTGCCACCAACAATGTCCTCAACCCTTTCACGCCGTTCGGTGACGGCTCGCTGATACGGATGGCCAATTTCTTTGCAAATGTCGCCCAGGTCGGGCCGGACGGATTTCAAGGCTGTCTTGATTTGATCACGACGTTGCCCGCGCGGCTGATGAACCTCACCGATTATGGGATAGCTATCGGCAACCCGGCCGATCTGATCGTCCTAGATGCGCAGACGGGAAGCGACGCGCTTGCCGAGATCGCCGAGCCCATTATGGGTTTCAAAAACGGCCGGCAGACTTTCGAGCACCCCTCCGCCACTCTATTCCCAGCCGAGCCTGACCGAGAGCCACATCCGCGGCGCGCCCGACACGATTCGAACGTGTGA
- a CDS encoding succinylglutamate desuccinylase/aspartoacylase family protein: protein MSSIRQKPTPRPSSAFLTVDPERDGKQTGFLMIPHSPDDDAWGATRVPITIIKNGSGPTAILEGGNHGDEYEGPITICDMIRNLDPGRVQGRLILMPANNVHAVIAGKRTSPIDGLNFNRTFPGDPRGTITQQISAFVSDHILPLGDAFLDLHSGGSSLDIIPSAIVEPTDDPELHKRNVAAVRAFDAPMTVVISNLGEPRTATAAACRAGLVTVGTEMAGGGTVSLEALGVCRRGVANVLDHLGIVSRDAPEQRCGDGVILELPGTAAYVYASADGIFEPFHANGEQVSAGQPAGRIHCTWDPARAPETLHYAADGFLYGRRQPGRVRPGNCCLIVASPYRGTLS from the coding sequence ATGAGCAGCATACGCCAGAAGCCGACGCCACGTCCCTCCAGCGCCTTCCTTACGGTCGATCCAGAGCGCGATGGCAAGCAGACCGGCTTCCTGATGATTCCCCATTCGCCAGATGACGATGCCTGGGGCGCGACGCGTGTTCCGATCACGATTATCAAGAACGGCTCGGGTCCGACCGCGATCCTCGAAGGTGGCAACCATGGTGATGAATATGAGGGGCCGATAACGATCTGCGACATGATCCGTAATCTCGATCCCGGCCGGGTCCAGGGTCGGCTGATCCTGATGCCGGCCAACAATGTCCATGCGGTCATCGCCGGCAAGCGCACCTCACCCATCGACGGGCTAAATTTCAATCGCACTTTTCCTGGGGATCCGCGCGGCACCATCACGCAGCAGATCTCGGCCTTCGTCAGCGACCACATCCTGCCGCTCGGTGACGCTTTCCTCGATCTGCATTCCGGTGGCTCCTCCCTCGACATCATCCCGAGCGCGATCGTCGAGCCGACCGACGACCCGGAGCTGCACAAGCGCAACGTCGCGGCGGTGCGGGCGTTCGACGCGCCCATGACCGTAGTCATCAGTAACCTCGGAGAGCCCCGCACGGCGACGGCCGCCGCGTGCCGTGCGGGTTTGGTCACCGTCGGAACAGAGATGGCTGGCGGCGGCACCGTCTCGCTCGAAGCTTTGGGGGTTTGCCGGCGCGGAGTCGCCAATGTGCTTGATCATCTTGGAATTGTCTCGCGCGACGCGCCGGAGCAGCGTTGCGGTGACGGCGTCATTCTCGAACTGCCCGGCACAGCGGCCTATGTCTACGCATCCGCAGATGGCATCTTCGAACCCTTCCATGCCAATGGCGAACAGGTCAGCGCAGGCCAGCCGGCTGGCCGTATCCATTGCACCTGGGACCCCGCGCGCGCTCCCGAGACGCTGCACTACGCCGCCGACGGATTTCTCTATGGCCGACGTCAGCCGGGCAGGGTCAGGCCCGGCAATTGCTGCCTGATTGTCGCGTCGCCCTATCGAGGGACGCTGTCATGA
- the istA gene encoding IS21 family transposase, protein MFAVEVYAAVRDFVFIQGKSRREAARVFGLSRETIAKMCRFSLPPGYTRTKPAEKPKLGPLLPVIDAILEADRGAPVKQRHTAKRIFERLRDDHGFAGGYTVVKDYVRVGRARGRETFVPLAHPPGHAQVDFGEAIAVIGGVRQKIHFFCMDLPQSDACFVKAYPRETTEAFLDGHVSAFCFFDGVPLSILYDNTRIAVAKICGDGKRERTRAFTELVSHYLFRDRFGRPGKGNDKGKVEGLVKYARSNFMTPIPVVASFEALNARLAEQCRLRQGERAGRHAGTIGERLVADLAGLRDLPAVPLEPCEKRSGRVSSTALVRYRSNDYSVPTAYGFQDVMVKGFVDAVVILCRGAEIARHPRCYGEGVFVSNPLHYLALIETKPNALDQAAALQDWALPEVFQHLRHLLEARMGNRGKREFIQVLRLLEALPLEVVTFAVTEAITLGAIGFDAVKLIALARIERRPARLDLSAYPHLPRTTVRTTSAADYAVLLPEEAA, encoded by the coding sequence ATGTTCGCTGTGGAGGTCTACGCGGCGGTTCGTGATTTTGTTTTCATTCAGGGGAAGAGCCGTCGCGAGGCGGCGCGTGTTTTTGGTCTGAGCCGCGAGACGATCGCAAAGATGTGCCGGTTTTCGCTGCCGCCGGGGTACACGCGAACGAAGCCTGCCGAGAAGCCGAAGCTCGGCCCGCTACTGCCGGTGATCGACGCGATCCTGGAGGCTGACCGGGGCGCGCCGGTGAAGCAGCGCCACACGGCGAAGCGGATCTTCGAGCGCTTGCGCGACGATCATGGCTTTGCTGGCGGCTACACCGTGGTGAAGGATTATGTGCGGGTCGGCCGGGCGCGAGGGCGCGAGACCTTCGTGCCGCTGGCGCATCCGCCCGGGCACGCTCAGGTCGATTTCGGCGAGGCGATCGCCGTGATCGGCGGGGTCCGGCAGAAGATCCATTTCTTTTGCATGGACCTTCCGCAGTCGGATGCCTGCTTCGTGAAGGCCTATCCCCGCGAGACAACGGAAGCGTTCCTGGACGGGCACGTCTCGGCGTTTTGCTTCTTCGATGGGGTGCCGCTGTCGATCCTGTACGACAACACGCGCATCGCGGTGGCGAAGATCTGCGGCGACGGCAAGCGCGAGCGAACTCGCGCCTTCACCGAACTGGTCAGCCATTACCTGTTCCGGGACCGCTTCGGCCGTCCCGGCAAGGGCAACGACAAGGGCAAGGTCGAGGGGCTGGTGAAGTACGCCCGCTCGAACTTCATGACGCCGATCCCGGTGGTGGCGAGCTTCGAGGCGCTGAACGCCAGACTGGCCGAGCAATGCCGCCTCCGGCAGGGCGAACGCGCCGGACGGCATGCCGGGACGATCGGGGAACGGCTTGTCGCCGATCTGGCGGGGTTGCGCGACCTGCCGGCCGTGCCGCTGGAACCGTGCGAGAAGCGCAGCGGCCGGGTCTCATCGACCGCATTGGTCCGCTACCGCTCCAACGATTACTCGGTGCCGACCGCTTATGGCTTCCAGGACGTCATGGTGAAGGGCTTCGTCGACGCGGTCGTGATCCTGTGCCGCGGGGCCGAGATTGCCCGTCACCCGCGCTGCTACGGCGAAGGCGTGTTCGTCTCCAACCCGCTGCATTATCTCGCTCTGATCGAGACCAAGCCCAATGCACTCGACCAGGCGGCGGCGCTGCAAGACTGGGCTCTGCCCGAGGTCTTCCAGCATCTGCGCCATCTGCTGGAGGCGCGTATGGGCAATCGCGGCAAGCGCGAGTTCATCCAGGTGCTGCGGCTGCTGGAGGCGTTGCCGCTTGAGGTCGTGACGTTCGCCGTGACCGAGGCGATCACGCTCGGCGCCATCGGCTTCGACGCGGTCAAGCTGATCGCGCTGGCGCGGATCGAGCGCAGGCCAGCTCGTCTCGACCTGTCGGCCTATCCTCATCTGCCCAGGACGACGGTGAGGACGACCTCGGCTGCCGACTATGCCGTGCTCCTGCCGGAGGAAGCGGCATGA
- a CDS encoding isochorismatase family protein, whose amino-acid sequence MTDDYARRSYGEIEVGFGKKPGIVVVDFMLAFTDPQYPLGGAPLVMRAFENTIKLLEVARRYGVPVATCNTAYMNEREMPYWKITAVRDTFRHDHPSAPIDPRVYDPAYDLAVVKKGPSIFFNTGVADYFTKERVDTVIVTGCNTSGCIRASSLDSFSYRYRTIIPEDCVGDIEEQPHKDNLRDLGRRYADVSNLETVLAQIENWHQQNTH is encoded by the coding sequence ATGACGGACGACTATGCACGCCGGAGCTATGGCGAGATCGAAGTCGGATTCGGCAAGAAGCCGGGCATCGTCGTCGTCGATTTCATGCTCGCCTTCACCGATCCTCAATATCCCCTCGGCGGCGCTCCGCTGGTGATGAGGGCTTTCGAAAACACGATCAAGCTGCTGGAGGTGGCGCGCCGCTACGGGGTGCCGGTCGCAACGTGCAACACCGCCTATATGAACGAGCGCGAGATGCCATACTGGAAGATTACCGCCGTTCGCGACACTTTTCGGCACGATCATCCCAGCGCGCCAATCGATCCACGTGTTTACGATCCCGCTTACGATCTCGCCGTCGTCAAAAAAGGTCCATCGATCTTCTTCAACACGGGCGTCGCGGACTATTTCACGAAAGAGCGCGTCGATACGGTGATCGTCACCGGCTGCAACACAAGCGGCTGCATCCGTGCCTCGTCGCTCGACAGCTTTAGTTATCGCTACCGGACCATCATCCCCGAGGATTGCGTGGGCGATATCGAGGAGCAACCCCACAAGGACAATCTGCGTGATCTCGGGCGTCGCTATGCCGATGTTTCCAACCTGGAGACGGTTCTCGCCCAGATCGAAAACTGGCATCAGCAGAACACGCACTGA
- a CDS encoding IclR family transcriptional regulator encodes MKLHVMTDRSEPDDSDKIAYAAPALEKGLDILELLAEVGEPLSTRAIAERLERSKSEIFRMVFVLQQRGYLVREAGTDRLALSRRLFDLGIRTPGGRQLTSIVLPLMERFSEESGQAAHLVVLSRGQTVVLATTSGHLDATVIVRLGYGRPALEANSGLLILAFQSEVRRRALMRETRSEEQDQIETPPLLNVFAEIRSLGHRIAPSRDIMAVTDIACPVIGPAGHAEAAILVPSLQRHGFVTDENAILKALKSVCGEAGAQLSL; translated from the coding sequence ATGAAATTGCACGTCATGACCGATCGCTCAGAACCCGACGATAGCGACAAGATCGCTTACGCAGCCCCGGCGCTAGAGAAAGGGCTCGATATCCTTGAGCTATTGGCGGAGGTGGGTGAACCTCTATCGACGCGCGCCATCGCCGAGCGTCTTGAACGCTCGAAAAGCGAAATCTTCCGTATGGTATTTGTCCTGCAGCAGCGCGGCTATCTTGTGCGCGAGGCGGGCACGGACCGACTGGCACTGTCCAGGCGGCTCTTCGATCTCGGGATCAGGACGCCGGGAGGGCGGCAGCTAACCTCGATCGTCCTACCGTTGATGGAGCGCTTCAGCGAGGAAAGCGGCCAGGCGGCGCATCTGGTCGTGTTGAGCCGAGGACAGACCGTGGTTCTCGCTACGACATCGGGCCACCTCGATGCGACTGTGATCGTCCGGCTAGGCTATGGTCGCCCTGCGCTGGAAGCCAATTCCGGTCTGCTCATATTGGCATTTCAGTCCGAGGTTCGCCGACGGGCTCTGATGCGTGAAACGAGATCTGAGGAGCAGGATCAAATTGAAACGCCGCCTCTGCTCAACGTTTTTGCGGAGATCCGATCGCTCGGCCATCGCATCGCACCAAGCCGCGACATTATGGCGGTGACCGACATCGCCTGCCCCGTGATCGGCCCTGCCGGCCACGCCGAAGCCGCTATTCTTGTTCCGTCGTTGCAACGGCATGGCTTTGTCACGGACGAGAATGCGATCCTGAAAGCGTTGAAATCAGTTTGCGGAGAAGCAGGGGCCCAGCTTTCACTCTGA
- a CDS encoding amino acid ABC transporter permease translates to MRYGLQFRDVFAAWESILDGVWVTLLLSACAMLGGLVIGVACAAARVYGPAWLKRAVATYVEVIRNTPLLVQLFLIFFGLPSFGIRLDGLTAAMIALVINLGAYTTEIVRAGFEAVPKAQVEAGHSLGLSGFQVFRYIVVFPALKAMFPALASQFVLLMLATSVASQISVEDLFHAASIVQSRTFRDFEVYTVIGVLYLGLAFAFRGLFAGIYYWAFVRR, encoded by the coding sequence ATGAGATATGGGCTTCAGTTTCGCGATGTCTTTGCGGCCTGGGAGTCCATTCTTGATGGCGTCTGGGTCACGCTGCTGCTGTCTGCCTGCGCCATGCTCGGCGGCCTGGTTATTGGCGTCGCTTGTGCGGCGGCGCGGGTCTATGGCCCAGCCTGGCTAAAGCGCGCCGTAGCCACCTATGTCGAGGTCATCCGTAACACGCCGCTGCTGGTCCAGCTCTTCCTGATCTTTTTCGGCCTGCCGAGCTTCGGCATCCGGCTCGACGGGCTGACGGCGGCGATGATCGCACTGGTCATCAATCTCGGCGCCTATACCACCGAGATAGTCCGCGCGGGCTTCGAGGCCGTGCCCAAGGCACAGGTCGAAGCCGGCCATTCGCTCGGCCTTTCAGGATTTCAGGTCTTCCGCTACATCGTCGTATTCCCGGCGCTCAAGGCGATGTTCCCGGCGCTCGCCAGCCAGTTTGTGCTGCTGATGCTGGCGACCAGCGTCGCCTCGCAGATCTCGGTAGAGGACCTGTTCCACGCCGCCTCGATTGTGCAGTCGCGCACCTTCCGCGATTTCGAGGTCTACACCGTGATTGGCGTGCTTTATCTCGGACTCGCGTTCGCCTTCCGCGGCTTGTTCGCCGGGATCTATTACTGGGCGTTCGTCAGGCGATGA
- the istB gene encoding IS21-like element helper ATPase IstB, whose translation MPTGTTSSTPQVLLAHHLKQLKLPTVLREYDKVARECARDGVDHPRYLLRLIELELLDRERRTVERRIRAARFPAVKSFDTFDFAAIPGLNKMLVLELARCGYLLRRENIIALGNSGTGKTHVALALGLAACQKGFSVTFTTAASLVNQLLEARDERRLLKLQRDLQAVKLLIVDELGYVPLSPTGAELLFETFSQRYERGSTIVTSNLPFEDWTSILGSERLTGALLDRLTHHVSILAMNGDSYRLKQSAGRRRSLAVAEQNQATAEHVDPETGEITTG comes from the coding sequence ATGCCAACGGGAACGACCAGCAGCACGCCCCAGGTCCTCCTGGCCCACCATCTCAAGCAGCTCAAACTGCCGACGGTGCTGCGCGAGTATGACAAGGTTGCCCGCGAATGCGCGCGTGATGGTGTCGATCATCCCCGCTATCTGCTGCGCCTGATCGAGCTCGAACTCCTTGATCGCGAGCGCCGCACGGTCGAGCGGCGCATCCGGGCAGCGCGGTTCCCGGCGGTGAAGAGCTTCGACACCTTCGACTTCGCCGCCATCCCTGGCCTCAACAAGATGCTCGTGCTGGAGCTGGCGCGCTGCGGTTATCTCCTGCGCCGTGAGAACATCATCGCGCTCGGCAACAGCGGTACCGGCAAAACCCATGTCGCGCTGGCGCTTGGGCTGGCGGCTTGCCAGAAGGGCTTCTCCGTCACGTTCACGACGGCGGCCTCGCTGGTCAACCAGTTGCTGGAGGCCCGCGACGAGAGACGCCTGCTCAAGCTTCAGCGCGATCTGCAGGCGGTCAAGCTGCTGATCGTCGACGAGCTCGGCTATGTACCGTTGTCGCCGACCGGGGCCGAACTCCTGTTCGAGACGTTCTCGCAGCGCTATGAGCGCGGCTCGACCATCGTGACCTCGAACCTACCATTCGAGGACTGGACCTCGATCCTGGGATCGGAGCGTCTCACAGGCGCGCTGCTCGACCGGCTCACCCACCACGTCAGCATCCTGGCAATGAACGGCGACAGCTATCGGCTGAAGCAATCTGCCGGCCGACGGCGCAGCCTCGCCGTGGCGGAGCAAAACCAGGCCACTGCTGAGCACGTCGATCCCGAAACCGGAGAGATCACCACAGGCTAA
- a CDS encoding SOUL family heme-binding protein has product MWTFKMLALTGLGAVAGIAGIAVGIWIYVMSTIEQPAYARVTQHGAIEIRDYPALVVAEVTRRGDRQATVRAGFSPLAGYIFAKSREGETVSMTAPVIQTPAAAADQSWLIRFVMPSKYTLETLPKAAGDDVRLLELPTAQRAAIRFSGVATDALIAQNEAVLRAWLTQRAIAIQGAATYAYYNDPWTPGPLRRNEVLFEVAGP; this is encoded by the coding sequence ATGTGGACGTTCAAGATGCTGGCGCTCACGGGGCTCGGCGCCGTCGCCGGGATCGCGGGGATCGCGGTCGGAATCTGGATCTATGTGATGAGCACGATCGAGCAGCCGGCCTACGCTCGGGTTACGCAACACGGCGCCATCGAGATCCGCGACTATCCCGCGCTCGTTGTAGCGGAGGTGACGCGGCGCGGCGACCGCCAGGCCACGGTGCGCGCCGGTTTCTCGCCGCTCGCCGGCTACATCTTCGCCAAGAGCCGTGAAGGCGAGACCGTCAGCATGACCGCTCCGGTGATCCAGACGCCGGCGGCCGCTGCCGATCAGAGCTGGCTGATCCGCTTCGTGATGCCGTCCAAATACACGTTGGAAACCCTGCCGAAGGCGGCGGGGGATGATGTGCGCCTGCTGGAGCTGCCGACGGCGCAGCGCGCAGCGATACGCTTCTCCGGCGTCGCAACCGATGCGCTGATCGCGCAGAACGAGGCGGTGCTGCGGGCCTGGCTGACGCAGCGCGCGATAGCGATCCAGGGCGCGGCGACCTATGCGTATTACAACGACCCGTGGACGCCTGGTCCGCTGCGTCGCAACGAGGTGCTGTTCGAGGTGGCGGGGCCTTAG
- a CDS encoding transporter substrate-binding domain-containing protein, with product MRSFFTGLAALAIAVVGSAEARADKLQDILSKGVVRIGVPLDAPPFGSQDANRKAVGFDIEMAEMVAKGLGVKLEMQQITGANRIPFLLTDKVDIVISVMGLTPERAKQIQFTAPYANTFLAVYGAKSSTVSSPETIGSARIAAAKGTTQELAISAAAPKASLMRTEDDATAAAAYITGQADLLATNSIVAQALAKQNPGKEFERKFTIRRSPAHMGVQMDQHNLVRWLDGFIFFNTMNGELERLHRTYLDIPMDPLPTL from the coding sequence ATGCGTTCATTCTTCACAGGCCTGGCCGCACTGGCCATCGCCGTCGTCGGCTCCGCGGAAGCCCGGGCCGACAAACTCCAAGACATTCTGTCCAAGGGTGTCGTCCGTATCGGTGTGCCGCTCGACGCGCCGCCCTTCGGCTCGCAGGATGCGAACCGAAAGGCGGTCGGCTTCGACATCGAGATGGCCGAGATGGTCGCCAAGGGTCTGGGCGTGAAGCTCGAGATGCAGCAGATCACGGGCGCCAACCGCATCCCGTTCCTGCTTACCGACAAGGTCGATATCGTGATCTCGGTGATGGGGTTGACGCCCGAACGGGCTAAGCAAATCCAGTTCACCGCGCCCTACGCCAACACCTTCCTCGCCGTCTACGGGGCGAAATCCTCGACCGTGAGCAGCCCTGAAACAATTGGCTCGGCTCGGATTGCTGCCGCCAAGGGCACGACCCAGGAGCTGGCGATCAGCGCTGCCGCACCAAAGGCGAGCCTGATGCGCACCGAGGACGACGCGACCGCCGCAGCCGCCTACATCACCGGCCAAGCTGATCTGCTTGCCACTAACAGCATCGTCGCGCAGGCGCTCGCCAAGCAGAATCCAGGCAAGGAATTCGAACGCAAATTTACCATTCGGCGCAGCCCGGCCCATATGGGCGTGCAGATGGATCAGCATAACCTCGTGCGCTGGCTCGACGGCTTCATTTTCTTCAACACGATGAACGGCGAGCTTGAACGGCTTCATCGGACGTATCTCGACATCCCGATGGACCCGCTACCCACGCTCTGA
- a CDS encoding amino acid ABC transporter ATP-binding protein has translation MSLVEIKAINKSYGTVPVLKDVSLDIAKGEVVAVIGRSGSGKSTLLRCINGLEPIQAGSISVDSVRVNDPATNLRKLRQEVGIVFQSFNLFPHLSVSENITLAPRVVKKQRPEEARELAREVLRRVGLEDKLDAFPSQLSGGQQQRVAIARSLAMRPKLMLFDEVTSALDPELTGEVLKVLESVAQEGMTMILVTHEMGFARHFGSRVVFMHEGRIHEEGQAAAVLAAPKTPELQTFLSAVLH, from the coding sequence ATGTCGCTCGTTGAAATCAAGGCGATCAATAAGAGCTACGGCACGGTGCCCGTGCTCAAGGATGTCTCGCTGGACATCGCCAAGGGCGAGGTCGTGGCTGTCATCGGGCGTTCGGGCTCGGGCAAAAGCACGCTGCTGCGCTGCATCAACGGCCTGGAGCCAATCCAGGCCGGTAGCATCAGCGTTGACAGCGTGCGGGTCAACGATCCTGCGACCAATCTGCGCAAGCTGCGGCAGGAAGTCGGCATCGTCTTCCAAAGTTTCAACCTGTTCCCGCATCTGTCCGTCAGCGAAAACATCACGCTAGCGCCGCGCGTCGTGAAGAAGCAGCGGCCCGAGGAAGCTCGCGAACTAGCACGCGAAGTGTTGCGGCGCGTCGGCCTTGAGGACAAGCTCGATGCCTTTCCCTCCCAGCTTTCAGGTGGTCAGCAGCAACGTGTCGCGATCGCGCGCTCACTCGCCATGCGGCCTAAGCTCATGCTGTTCGACGAGGTCACCTCCGCGCTCGACCCCGAGCTGACCGGGGAGGTGCTGAAAGTGCTCGAGTCCGTGGCGCAGGAGGGTATGACCATGATCCTCGTCACCCACGAGATGGGCTTCGCGCGTCATTTCGGCTCGCGCGTCGTCTTCATGCACGAAGGCCGAATTCACGAAGAGGGTCAGGCCGCTGCGGTCCTCGCCGCGCCCAAGACGCCCGAACTGCAGACCTTCCTCAGTGCGGTCCTGCACTGA
- a CDS encoding threonine ammonia-lyase: MNRLLTLSESQLGRGIVTASGGNHGLAIARSAHVLGARAQIFLPSNVVPDKVAKLKQWGASVEIVGDVWDDANAAALGYAERTGATYAHPFSDPIVVAGQGTLGLDILDDMPDVDVILVAIGGGGLISGLSTAIKARRPTTRIIGIEPVGSPTLHACLKAGQLVALDRLDTRVATMSCRKTDQAIFDVVRSNVDEIVLVSDEEMESAARSLWFVCRAVTKPSIGAPPFVVARAA, from the coding sequence ATGAACCGGCTGCTGACGCTCAGCGAAAGCCAGCTCGGCCGCGGCATCGTCACAGCCTCGGGCGGCAATCACGGGCTCGCCATCGCGCGTTCGGCGCATGTGCTTGGCGCTCGGGCGCAGATATTCCTGCCGTCCAATGTCGTTCCCGACAAGGTGGCGAAGCTCAAGCAATGGGGTGCCTCGGTCGAGATTGTCGGCGATGTCTGGGACGACGCCAATGCCGCCGCGCTTGGCTACGCGGAACGGACCGGCGCGACCTATGCCCATCCCTTCAGCGATCCCATCGTGGTGGCGGGACAGGGCACGCTTGGTCTCGATATTCTCGACGATATGCCCGATGTCGACGTAATTCTCGTCGCCATCGGCGGCGGCGGCCTGATCAGCGGCCTCTCGACGGCGATCAAGGCGAGGCGTCCAACGACGCGCATCATCGGTATTGAGCCGGTCGGATCGCCGACACTGCATGCCTGCCTCAAAGCCGGTCAGCTTGTTGCACTTGACCGGCTCGATACACGCGTCGCGACAATGTCGTGCCGGAAAACCGATCAAGCGATCTTCGATGTCGTCCGAAGCAACGTGGATGAGATCGTTTTGGTCAGCGATGAAGAGATGGAAAGCGCGGCTCGCTCACTGTGGTTCGTGTGCAGGGCGGTGACAAAACCATCCATTGGAGCGCCGCCGTTTGTGGTCGCGCGGGCGGCGTAA